A single Rhopalosiphum padi isolate XX-2018 chromosome 4, ASM2088224v1, whole genome shotgun sequence DNA region contains:
- the LOC132930216 gene encoding pyrokinin-1 receptor-like isoform X2, which translates to MSLQNDLYDDGGGKGSQLNLTAENTWDHDYIMPKRDPLYIVMPMTIMYSVIFVTGVIGNSITCMVIAKHKYMHTATNYYLFSLAMSDLILLVSGLPQEMWSIWSRYPYVFGEIFCQLRGLFSEMSANATVLTITAFTAERYVAICHPFMAQSMSKLSRAVKLIIIIWLVAVLFAIPQALQFTVSSWDGSSETMQCNIRSILLMNTDIELSTVSFTLSTLLFFLLPMTLITVLYILIGLRLRRSDKLKRTITVRSTHGEKKMSSPEYRANSSPKVLKMLVAVVVAFFICWAPFHAQRLIAIFGFSHASSGNLDAKDIPFLHQLYGISTYISGVLYYVSTTINPILYHIMSLKFRGAFKCFLLCTDRKRCYGVVAATAAAAATDGPERAANSSVRHAGHGEGCAATRPNRPPTTADRSTDACPDERLRPSTFPPPPTKSTTTTTTKFAVTVVRSPTPGSSPTVAGGGR; encoded by the exons ATGTCACTGCAAAATGATCTATACGACGACGGTGGTGGCAAAGGTAGCCAGTTGAATTTGACAGCGGAAAATACATGGGACCACGACTACATAATGCCTAAACGGGATCCTCTATACATAGTCATGCCGATGACCATTATGTATTCAGTAATATTCGTGACAGGCGTCATAGGAAACTCGATCACTTGCATGGTGATCGCCAAACACAAATACATGCACACAGCCACCAATTACTATTTGTTTAGTTTGGCCATGTCCGATCTCATACTACTGGTATCCGGGTTACCGCAGGAAATGTGGTCCATTTGGTCCAG GTATCCGTACGTATTTGGTGAAATATTTTGTCAACTCAGAGGTCTGTTTTCCGAAATGTCTGCTAATGCTACCGTACTTACAATAACAGCGTTCACGGCAGAGCGATATGTAGCTATTTGCCACCCATTCATGGCGCAAAGCATGTCAAAACTTTCCAGAGCCGTAAAACTTATCATCATTATATGGCTGGTTGCTGTGTTGTTTGCTATACCTCAG GCATTGCAATTTACCGTGTCGTCGTGGGACGGATCGTCAGAAACGATGCAGTGCAATATTCGAAGTATACTGCTAATGAACACGGACATCGAACTGTCTACCGTATCGTTCACGCTGTCAACGCTGCTATTTTTCTTGTTGCCGATGACACTGATAACTGTACTTTATATACTTATCGGACTCCGCCTCCGGCGTTCCGACAAACTAAAACGCACCATCACAGTACGATCGACACACGGCGAGAAAAAAATGTCGTCACCTGAGTACAGGGCCAACTCGTCGCCGAAAGTCCTTAAAATGCTCG tggCTGTTGTAGTGGCCTTTTTCATCTGCTGGGCCCCGTTCCACGCACAAAGGTTGATCGCCATATTCGGGTTCAGCCATGCATCGTCCGGTAACTTGGACGCGAAGGACATACCGTTTTTACATCAGCTGTACGGTATTTCCACTTACATCTCTGGCGTTCTCTACTATGTATCCACCACCATCAATCCGATACTGTACCACATCATGTCACTGAAATTCCGAGGAGCTTTTAAG TGTTTTTTGTTGTGTACCGACAGGAAACGATGTTACGGTGTTGTGGCGGCGACAGCGGCTGCGGCGGCGACGGATGGACCGGAAAGGGCGGCAAACAGCAGCGTCCGGCACGCTGGGCACGGAGAAGGCTGCGCAGCGACTCGTCCGAACCGACCGCCGACGACCGCCGACCGAAGTACAGACGCGTGTCCGGACGAACGACTTCGTCCGTCGACTTTCCCGCCACCGCCGACGaaatcgacgacgacgacgacgacgaagttTGCCGTGACGGTGGTCCGGTCGCCGACGCCGGGCAGCTCGCCGACTGTGGCTGGGGGCGGTCGCTGA
- the LOC132930216 gene encoding pyrokinin-1 receptor-like isoform X1, protein MSLQNDLYDDGGGKGSQLNLTAENTWDHDYIMPKRDPLYIVMPMTIMYSVIFVTGVIGNSITCMVIAKHKYMHTATNYYLFSLAMSDLILLVSGLPQEMWSIWSRYPYVFGEIFCQLRGLFSEMSANATVLTITAFTAERYVAICHPFMAQSMSKLSRAVKLIIIIWLVAVLFAIPQALQFTVSSWDGSSETMQCNIRSILLMNTDIELSTVSFTLSTLLFFLLPMTLITVLYILIGLRLRRSDKLKRTITVRSTHGEKKMSSPEYRANSSPKVLKMLVAVVVAFFICWAPFHAQRLIAIFGFSHASSGNLDAKDIPFLHQLYGISTYISGVLYYVSTTINPILYHIMSLKFRGAFKETMLRCCGGDSGCGGDGWTGKGGKQQRPARWARRRLRSDSSEPTADDRRPKYRRVSGRTTSSVDFPATADEIDDDDDDEVCRDGGPVADAGQLADCGWGRSLTGLTAAGNAERRHDSSCSNSAGSSGGNCDDSSAASGAALAATGARGRRPAKAPPAIALSNWTVISNSSLKDVDSDDLRDELVGYAADHSAAIRGETTYYY, encoded by the exons ATGTCACTGCAAAATGATCTATACGACGACGGTGGTGGCAAAGGTAGCCAGTTGAATTTGACAGCGGAAAATACATGGGACCACGACTACATAATGCCTAAACGGGATCCTCTATACATAGTCATGCCGATGACCATTATGTATTCAGTAATATTCGTGACAGGCGTCATAGGAAACTCGATCACTTGCATGGTGATCGCCAAACACAAATACATGCACACAGCCACCAATTACTATTTGTTTAGTTTGGCCATGTCCGATCTCATACTACTGGTATCCGGGTTACCGCAGGAAATGTGGTCCATTTGGTCCAG GTATCCGTACGTATTTGGTGAAATATTTTGTCAACTCAGAGGTCTGTTTTCCGAAATGTCTGCTAATGCTACCGTACTTACAATAACAGCGTTCACGGCAGAGCGATATGTAGCTATTTGCCACCCATTCATGGCGCAAAGCATGTCAAAACTTTCCAGAGCCGTAAAACTTATCATCATTATATGGCTGGTTGCTGTGTTGTTTGCTATACCTCAG GCATTGCAATTTACCGTGTCGTCGTGGGACGGATCGTCAGAAACGATGCAGTGCAATATTCGAAGTATACTGCTAATGAACACGGACATCGAACTGTCTACCGTATCGTTCACGCTGTCAACGCTGCTATTTTTCTTGTTGCCGATGACACTGATAACTGTACTTTATATACTTATCGGACTCCGCCTCCGGCGTTCCGACAAACTAAAACGCACCATCACAGTACGATCGACACACGGCGAGAAAAAAATGTCGTCACCTGAGTACAGGGCCAACTCGTCGCCGAAAGTCCTTAAAATGCTCG tggCTGTTGTAGTGGCCTTTTTCATCTGCTGGGCCCCGTTCCACGCACAAAGGTTGATCGCCATATTCGGGTTCAGCCATGCATCGTCCGGTAACTTGGACGCGAAGGACATACCGTTTTTACATCAGCTGTACGGTATTTCCACTTACATCTCTGGCGTTCTCTACTATGTATCCACCACCATCAATCCGATACTGTACCACATCATGTCACTGAAATTCCGAGGAGCTTTTAAG GAAACGATGTTACGGTGTTGTGGCGGCGACAGCGGCTGCGGCGGCGACGGATGGACCGGAAAGGGCGGCAAACAGCAGCGTCCGGCACGCTGGGCACGGAGAAGGCTGCGCAGCGACTCGTCCGAACCGACCGCCGACGACCGCCGACCGAAGTACAGACGCGTGTCCGGACGAACGACTTCGTCCGTCGACTTTCCCGCCACCGCCGACGaaatcgacgacgacgacgacgacgaagttTGCCGTGACGGTGGTCCGGTCGCCGACGCCGGGCAGCTCGCCGACTGTGGCTGGGGGCGGTCGCTGACGGGGTTGACGGCCGCCGGAAACGCCGAGCGACGGCACGACAGCAGCTGCAGCAACAGTGCCGGCAGCAGCGGAGGGAATTGCGACGACAGCTCCGCTGCGTCCGGCGCGGCGCTTGCTGCGACCGGCGCCCGTGGACGGCGTCCGGCGAAAGCGCCGCCGGCGATAGCGCTCAGCAACTGGACAGTGATCAGCAATAGCAGCCTCAAGGACGTGGACAGCGACGATCTGCGCGACGAGCTCGTCGGTTACGCGGCCGACCACTCGGCGGCGATCCGCGGCGAgactacgtattattattaa